Sequence from the Methanobrevibacter thaueri genome:
GATGAAAAATTACTATTGTTATTAACACATACTTTTGAACCGCAAAATCTAGAATTTAGAGTTAAATGTGATAAAAAAGGAGTTAAAGGAGGAAAAGTGACATTAAAGTTGATAATTGAAAATAAAAAATCCCATGAAATCAGAGATATCAATATACGTATTGAATCTTTTGCAGCAAATCCATTGCCTCAGAATAAAAACCTTAATATATATCGAGAAGAAATGTATTCAAGATATTTAATTTATAAGAAAATACTGATCCAATCAATAAAATCCAAAGAAAGAAAAACAATCGAATTGGAAGTTGACATTCCAGAAGATGGAGAAATCAAGGAAAATCAATTTGTTAATTTTGAAGTTGAAGGAATAGAAAACAATAATGATAACCCAGAATCACTTAAAGTTCCTAATGACTTAATGATTTATGCGCAATTTACATATAAAACATTTTTAGGTTTCGAGTACTGGAGTTATGTTGAAGAAGAAATTGTAAAATTAAAATAAACTTACAAACCCTGTTCAAAACGAAAAAAAATCAGAATCTAAACAAGCCTAAAATATTAGAAAGCACAGAATTATTATAAAAAAGAAAGAATTTGACAACAATAAATACAATATTATATTAAATTAAAAATATACTTTAAGACATATGATTTTAAATCCCATAACAATATTGAGAAAAATTGGTTTAGCAAAATTGATATTGTTTTTAAGTGCATATATTCCATTATTTATAATTATTGGCATCAAATACTTTTTAAAATTAATTTATTATATACATATACCTTATTTAAAGTTAATTATCCCCATACCAATTATTCCAATTACAATTTTAATAGTTATAATCATATTAATTCATTATTTCAAAAAGATTATTGACAATTCAAAATCAGAAACGGAAAAGTTTTTTGAGGTGAATAGAATTGAAGATAAAAATGACATAATACTAACTTATTTAGTACCCTACTTTTTTTCATTCGTTTCTGTTAACAGTTTTGAAGAATTTATATGCTGCATTGTTATATTTTTAATTATTTTTATGATTTATATTAATTCAGAAATTTTATATATTAATCCGTTATTTATATTTTCAGGATATAATTTTTATAAAATTTACTCAAAAAACACAAATATTCTTTTAATATCGCAAATTGATGTTAACAGAAGACTTAATAAAAAAATTGGAGCCAAGCAACTTAGTACAAAGGTATATATGGTAAGTGATGATGATGAATAATATTTTAGAAAAAGTACATAATATAGAATCAAAACATGTGAATTTATATCTTTTTTCAAAAGCAAAAAGTAAGATTGATTATGAAGTATTTTCAACAAAAATAACTGATTTAGAAATACTTTCAGAGTTAACAACTGTCATACATAATCAAATTCATGATTATATTATTAATGAAGAAACAGAAGACCCAATGGATTATAATCCTCTCATTAATGACAAACATATTGTTCAAAAAATTGAATGTAATGAATTATACAGATTATCTGAGTTTATAGAGGATATTGAAAGAAATCCAACATTATACTCTAAAACAAAATTAACCAAAGGACATAGCTTATGGATAATTGCTATTGTAATGGACGATGGTGAAAATAAAATATTGGCTTTCCAAAAAATACGTAATAAAACATTTTTGGAAAATGATAAAATGAAATTAATTGTGGGCGAAAATATAAAAAAATTTAACAAACCACTATTGCCTTTAGAAAATAAAATTGACTGTATATGCTCATTAAACGAGGATAATCCTATAATGTTTATATTCCACAATTATTATTTTGAACAAATATTCGGTTTTGAAGAAAAATTTAGAAAGGAAATAAAAGAAAAATTAGATAAATTTGAAAGCAGAACTGACAAATCAGTGAAATTAGATGTTAACAAGTTATATTCAAAAATTGAAAACAATCAGAGAAGTTTGAAAAAATTATACATGATACTAAATAATGAGAATTACAACTATTTAACTGAAGAGAATATAAGGAAAATTGAAGAAAAAATTGAAAATATCAAGTTTAACCGATCAAATGGAGAGATCCGTTTAGATGAATTTGAAGATGTTAAAAAGATTCTGAATTTATTAAATGATGATTATCTTGAAGGAATACTCTCCCAAAAACCGTTCAAAACTTCAAATAAAATAGATTTATAAAAAATTACTATAAAAAGAATCCATAATAATGTCTAAAAAGAATAAATAAATCTACAAGATTAAATAAGAAAATTTTACAACAGTCATCTTGCGCAGGGTATTCTGTTGCATGATAATATAAAACCTTGTTACTAAAAAGAGATAACTCTTAATAATTGCTTAATAAAACTTATTCAAAAATCATCCAACGTATAATTTCATTCAAAATATTCTGCAAAACCAATGTTCATGAAAGAATTGTTACTAAAAAAGTATAACCCTAAATTAACCTGTGACTAAAAATATTGTTACTAAAAAAGAATAAACCTAAACTAACTTGTGTCTAAAAAAACTAAACTTGTGAGCAAATGGGAACCACCATAAAATGTTAAAAAATCATCCGCCGTGTCTTTATAACACAAAATCAAAACCAAGATTTTCCACATAATTTATCCATAGCCAAAGACAATATAAATACATGAAAGCAATTATTCCCGCCGCAGGATTAGGAACCAGATTCCTTCCCGCAACAAAGGCACAGCCAAAGGAAATGTTACCGGTCTATGACAAGCCAACCATCCAGTATGTTGTCGAAGAGGCAGTGGCTTCAGGAATCAATGACATCATCATAGTCACAGGAAGACACAAAAGATCCATTGAAGACCATTTCGACAAGTACTATGAACTTGAATACAACCTTCAAAAGGCAGGAAAAGACCGTGAACTTAAGGAAATCAGAAAAATCACTGACCTGGCAGACATCTGTTATGTCAGACAAAAGGAACAAAACGGATTGGGCGATGCAATCAAATGCGGACAAAGACATATTGGAGGAGAACCTTTCGCTGTTCTTTTAGGCGATTCAATCACTAAAGGCCCTACCCCATGTACCAAACAGTTAATAGATGTTTACAATAAGTACAATGCATCTGCAATCTCACTTGAAGAGGTTCCACCAGAAAAAGTTGAAAGATATGGAATCATTAAAGGAAGCGAAGTTGAAAAAGACATCTACAAGATCAATGAACTGGTTGAAAAGCCACCAATGGACAAGGCACCATCCAACCTTGCAATAATGGGCAGATATGTGCTGACCCCTGATATTTTTGACAAGATTGAAGAGACAGAACCCGGAGTTGGCGGTGAAATCCAGCTTACAGATGCCCTTCAAAAACTGGATTCAATTTATGGAGTCACATTTGAAGGCAAAACCTATGACATTGGAAACCGTCTTGAATGGCTTAAAACTTCAATTGAGTTTGCATTGGACGATAATGAGTTTAAAGATGATTTGGTCAGTTACATGGAAGGCTACATTTAGATGTGAAAAAGACATAACAATGCTTGAAGGTAGAGTCAACTAAAATATCATATAACATGGAACGTTTAATTTAATCAAGTTGAATTTTAAATTTAATAACAACATTACACTACTCAAAAGAAACGTGAAAACTAATGTAGATGAAATAAAAAATATTTTACAATAATATAAATACGAGTTAGTTCGCTTTATCGACATGATTATATCACGATTACTAATCACACGCTCTCTTGAAATTTAAATACCCCTTTAAAACAAATCTAATATTATATATTAAATCCAATGGAGGTAAAAATGTTATTATATAGAGCATATATAGAAAATTTCAGAAACATTGACCATATTAATATCAATTTTTCAGACTTCAATGTACTAATTGGAGAAAACAACATTGGAAAAACCAATATCCTAACTGCGATTAATAAAGTCTTGAGTAAAAATGTTTACTTTAAAGAGGATGATTTTAAAATTCTTGAAAAGCCCATCATTATTGAGTTGAGTTTCAATAACCTTTCTGAAGAAGACAAAGCCGCATTTTTTGATTTTGAAGGACTTTATAATCCTAAAGATAACGACATTACCATAAAAACCATAGGGACTTGGAGAAGCACTATCGGCAATGCGGATATTTCAGTCAATTTTATTCGAAAAGACCTCAAAGAAGAGGAACAGGAAGTTAAACCAGTCACTAAATCTTTTAGAAAAACATTAGGCAGCCTTTATATTTCAGCACATAGAAACTATAGTAAAAATATGGATTCAAAAGGTATTTTTGAGTTATTACGATTATTTGCTCCCTATCAAACCATGCCATTGGATTCACTAAAACAAGAAATTATCCAGGAGTTCAGAGAACTGAATGAAATGGATTTTGAGTTTAATTTGCAAGATATTGAGAATTTATTAAATAACAATGAAAAGTTAACAGAGAACATATTAAACAACTTGAAAAAAATTAAAGATGAATCAGAGTCTGTTTGCGAAATTCGCGATAAAATAGATAATTATAACAATATATATGAGCAAAAAATCAAGATCAATAATGATTTGTTAGAATTTAATGAAAACCATAAAGAATATTATAATTTAACTGAAATCGAAAATACGGTGAATAGCTTTTTTTCAACCTTCCTGAATAATGATGAGTTGAAATTTGATGTAATGCCAACTGAAGACATTGAATTATTAAAAAACATTTCAATGGACATACATGGAGATTCCATATTAAAACAGGGCGACGGTTATCAAAATTTCATTGACCTTCTTATTAATTTATCAAAATTAATTAAGATTAAAAATAGCAATGAAGTGGACATATGTAATTTTATTGTTATTATAGAAGAGCCTGAAACTCATTTGCATCCACATATGCAAAGAAATTTCATTAAATCTTTAAAAGAATTTAAGGAGTTATTTGAAAAAAGAAATATATTTATCCAATTTTTCATATCAACCCATTCCCCATATATTGTTTCAAATTTACAGATTCCGGAGTTAAACATTATACGGAAAAATGAAGAAAATATTATTTCAGTTAAGTTGGAAGAAAACTATATTCAGAAAATTTGTCATGAAGTTTATTCAGATGATGAATGTAGTTTCAACAATATAAAAAAAATAAATAATGTCATTAACAGTTTATTAAATTATTCAGATGTGTTTTTTAGTAAAGGAACCATATTATGTGAAGGTGACAGTGAATTTGGAGCATTTCCTATTTTAGCAAGTAAATTAAAATATAATTTAGACCAATATGGTATTACATTATTAAACCTAGAGGGAGCAGACAGATTAAAACTTTTTCTAAATATATTAAAAGAATTTAAAATTCATACATATATTATTCTTGATGCTGATAAAAAAGAAAAATATGGACATCTCCCCCATATTTCATTTTTAGGTGAAGACTCTACAAAAAATGGTGCCTTTGAATTGGAATTATATAAAAATGCTCCTCATTACAAGATTTTTAAGGCAGTGGATTTGAGTTATCCCTCACTTTCAAGAAATCGCATACAGGAAATTAAAGAAATAATTCCTGAGTTTGATGGATTTGATAGTCTTGATGAAAGTTCAGAAGAATTATTAGAGGAATATAAAGAAAATTCAAATTATAAACGATTAGTTATGAATTATATGACACAAAAAAAGAATATTCTATTTTCAAGAATTTTAGCAGAAGAGTTAGACCCTTCCGAAATACCACCCATATTCAAGGAAGCCTTTGAAAATGCGATTAAATTAACTGAGGAAAATTATGGATAATATTAAATTAAATGATAAACAAAAAGAAGTGGTTTTTTCTGATTTTAACACTTCCAAAATAATTTCAGCACCTCCAGGCGCCGGCAAAACCACCATCATGGCTAAAAGAATTGGTTTTTTGATAAATCAAGGCTACATCAAGCACCCCTATAAAATTTTAGCATTGACATTTTCCAAAGCCGCATCAAATGAAATGAAAAAGAAAATTTCCGATGAAATGAGATTTTCTAAAGACTTATTTCATATTACAACATTTCATGGATTTTGCTTCGATGTTCTTAACGCCTATGGAAATTACATTGGATTGAACAGGAATTTTGAAATGTATACCTATAATCCTAAATACAATCCCCGATTAGCACATGCCTTTGAACACTTCGGCTTAGATTACGATAATGATAAATTTAATGAATGGAAATTAAAGTATGTTTTGAAATGTGGAAAAAATGATAATGAGCAATTTTTAAGGATTTTAAAATATTATTATGATCTTTTAATTGAAAATAATATGATGGATTATGACGGATTATTGATTTTTACATACAAATTATTTAAAAATCATGAGCCAATTTTAGAATATTACGGATCTCCCTTTAAAATCATTTTGGTTGATGAATTTCAAGACACTAA
This genomic interval carries:
- a CDS encoding ATP-dependent nuclease encodes the protein MLLYRAYIENFRNIDHININFSDFNVLIGENNIGKTNILTAINKVLSKNVYFKEDDFKILEKPIIIELSFNNLSEEDKAAFFDFEGLYNPKDNDITIKTIGTWRSTIGNADISVNFIRKDLKEEEQEVKPVTKSFRKTLGSLYISAHRNYSKNMDSKGIFELLRLFAPYQTMPLDSLKQEIIQEFRELNEMDFEFNLQDIENLLNNNEKLTENILNNLKKIKDESESVCEIRDKIDNYNNIYEQKIKINNDLLEFNENHKEYYNLTEIENTVNSFFSTFLNNDELKFDVMPTEDIELLKNISMDIHGDSILKQGDGYQNFIDLLINLSKLIKIKNSNEVDICNFIVIIEEPETHLHPHMQRNFIKSLKEFKELFEKRNIFIQFFISTHSPYIVSNLQIPELNIIRKNEENIISVKLEENYIQKICHEVYSDDECSFNNIKKINNVINSLLNYSDVFFSKGTILCEGDSEFGAFPILASKLKYNLDQYGITLLNLEGADRLKLFLNILKEFKIHTYIILDADKKEKYGHLPHISFLGEDSTKNGAFELELYKNAPHYKIFKAVDLSYPSLSRNRIQEIKEIIPEFDGFDSLDESSEELLEEYKENSNYKRLVMNYMTQKKNILFSRILAEELDPSEIPPIFKEAFENAIKLTEENYG
- the galU gene encoding UTP--glucose-1-phosphate uridylyltransferase GalU; translated protein: MKAIIPAAGLGTRFLPATKAQPKEMLPVYDKPTIQYVVEEAVASGINDIIIVTGRHKRSIEDHFDKYYELEYNLQKAGKDRELKEIRKITDLADICYVRQKEQNGLGDAIKCGQRHIGGEPFAVLLGDSITKGPTPCTKQLIDVYNKYNASAISLEEVPPEKVERYGIIKGSEVEKDIYKINELVEKPPMDKAPSNLAIMGRYVLTPDIFDKIEETEPGVGGEIQLTDALQKLDSIYGVTFEGKTYDIGNRLEWLKTSIEFALDDNEFKDDLVSYMEGYI
- a CDS encoding Kiwa anti-phage protein KwaB-like domain-containing protein; this encodes MMMNNILEKVHNIESKHVNLYLFSKAKSKIDYEVFSTKITDLEILSELTTVIHNQIHDYIINEETEDPMDYNPLINDKHIVQKIECNELYRLSEFIEDIERNPTLYSKTKLTKGHSLWIIAIVMDDGENKILAFQKIRNKTFLENDKMKLIVGENIKKFNKPLLPLENKIDCICSLNEDNPIMFIFHNYYFEQIFGFEEKFRKEIKEKLDKFESRTDKSVKLDVNKLYSKIENNQRSLKKLYMILNNENYNYLTEENIRKIEEKIENIKFNRSNGEIRLDEFEDVKKILNLLNDDYLEGILSQKPFKTSNKIDL